The following proteins come from a genomic window of Noviherbaspirillum sp. L7-7A:
- a CDS encoding peroxidase-related enzyme (This protein belongs to a clade of uncharacterized proteins related to peroxidases such as the alkylhydroperoxidase AhpD.), with protein MQTTQGADERYPLAELDNLPEDIRTQILEVQQKSGFVPNVFLKLARRPEEYRAFFAYHDALMLREGGLTKGEKEMIVVATSAQSQCLYCVVAHGALLRIFEKSPLLADHLATNYRKAPITPRQRAMLDFALKVSNASHAIEDADFAALHAHGFSDEDVWDIGAIAAFFALSNRMANLSGMMPNPEFHLLGRIPREKKPG; from the coding sequence ATGCAGACGACCCAAGGCGCCGACGAACGCTATCCGCTGGCCGAGCTGGACAACCTGCCTGAGGACATCCGGACGCAGATCCTGGAGGTGCAGCAGAAGTCTGGCTTCGTGCCCAATGTGTTCCTAAAGCTGGCACGCCGGCCGGAGGAATACCGCGCCTTCTTCGCCTACCACGACGCGCTGATGTTGCGCGAAGGCGGCCTGACCAAGGGCGAGAAGGAAATGATCGTGGTCGCCACCAGCGCCCAGAGCCAGTGCCTGTATTGCGTGGTGGCGCACGGCGCGCTGCTGCGCATCTTCGAGAAGAGCCCGCTCTTGGCCGACCATCTGGCAACCAACTACCGCAAGGCGCCGATCACGCCCCGGCAACGCGCGATGCTGGATTTCGCGCTGAAGGTGTCGAATGCTTCCCATGCAATCGAAGACGCCGACTTTGCCGCGCTGCATGCGCACGGCTTTAGCGACGAGGACGTCTGGGACATCGGCGCGATCGCTGCGTTTTTTGCCTTGTCGAACCGGATGGCCAACCTTTCAGGCATGATGCCCAATCCGGAGTTTCATCTGCTGGGACGCATTCCGCGCGAGAAGAAGCCTGGCTAG
- a CDS encoding tripartite tricarboxylate transporter substrate binding protein, translated as MKNWNAAGVSLIAMACLGPGMSGASWAQGFPSRAITIVVGSSPGSTTDGLARAVAQEVTAATKQAVIVENKPGGSGGIAAQSVARAAPDGHTVFMTTNTTQAANPFLFRKLSYDPVKDFTPVGALVKGYLLMVTHPGVKAKTVSDFIALAKKEPGKLTFGSGSSSARVAGELFQQMTGVRMTHVPYKANPNAVLDLVGGQIDMMIVDLTTSLPQVRSGRLNALGVTSLQRSPLVLDLPTLNETGLPNYQISYWNALYAPANTPEPVVRTLNQLMQKAMQSEAVKRFVFQNGMEVFTSSPEELKQFQAAELERWGKIIRTAGIEAE; from the coding sequence ATGAAGAATTGGAATGCCGCCGGTGTGTCATTGATTGCGATGGCCTGTCTCGGACCCGGCATGTCGGGCGCCAGCTGGGCGCAAGGCTTTCCGTCCCGGGCCATCACCATCGTCGTTGGCTCCAGTCCCGGCAGCACGACCGACGGCCTAGCCCGGGCCGTCGCGCAGGAAGTCACCGCGGCGACGAAGCAGGCCGTGATCGTAGAGAACAAGCCTGGCGGCAGTGGCGGCATCGCGGCGCAGTCGGTGGCCCGCGCTGCGCCCGACGGCCATACCGTGTTCATGACCACCAATACCACCCAAGCCGCCAATCCTTTCCTGTTCAGGAAGCTGAGCTATGACCCGGTAAAGGACTTCACGCCGGTTGGCGCGCTGGTCAAGGGTTATCTGCTGATGGTCACCCATCCGGGCGTGAAGGCAAAAACCGTGTCCGACTTCATCGCGCTGGCGAAGAAGGAGCCGGGCAAGCTGACTTTCGGATCGGGCAGTTCTTCCGCTCGTGTCGCCGGCGAACTGTTCCAGCAGATGACCGGCGTGCGCATGACCCATGTGCCCTACAAGGCCAACCCGAATGCGGTGCTGGACCTGGTCGGCGGCCAGATTGACATGATGATCGTCGACCTGACCACCAGCCTGCCGCAGGTGCGCTCCGGCCGTCTCAATGCGCTGGGCGTAACCAGCCTGCAGCGCTCGCCCCTGGTGCTCGACCTGCCGACCCTGAATGAAACCGGCCTGCCGAACTACCAGATCAGCTACTGGAATGCGCTGTACGCGCCGGCCAATACGCCCGAGCCGGTGGTGAGGACATTAAACCAGCTGATGCAGAAGGCCATGCAGTCGGAGGCGGTGAAGCGCTTCGTCTTCCAGAACGGCATGGAGGTGTTCACCTCGTCGCCGGAAGAACTGAAGCAGTTCCAGGCCGCCGAACTGGAACGCTGGGGCAAGATCATCCGGACGGCCGGCATCGAGGCGGAATGA
- a CDS encoding HlyD family secretion protein, with product MQFPISGMGRVLLTLVAVGAAAVAGTGLWQRYQVQPWTRDGRIKANVIQVAPDVTGQVTRMLVHDNQQVSRGETLFEIDRARFELALRQAEASLQAQRTALDQAENEARRNRQLGNLVSQENREQGQARVNQLRAALDQALVARDVAQLNLDRTRVTASSDGIVTNLDLQAGAYVSAGHPVLALVDRNSFYAEGYFEETKLPGISLGDPVSVSLMGTKEQLSGHVDSFAQGIADRDRNTAGNLLPNVNPTFNWVRLAQRIPVRIALHQVPEGVRFVSGQTVTVDVHHRQDKRVALQ from the coding sequence ATGCAATTTCCCATTTCAGGCATGGGCCGCGTGCTGCTTACCCTGGTCGCTGTCGGCGCGGCGGCGGTGGCCGGCACGGGCTTGTGGCAACGCTACCAAGTCCAGCCCTGGACCCGCGACGGCCGCATCAAGGCCAACGTGATCCAGGTCGCGCCCGACGTCACCGGCCAGGTGACGCGCATGCTGGTGCATGACAACCAGCAGGTCTCCAGGGGCGAGACGCTGTTCGAAATCGACCGCGCCCGCTTCGAATTAGCGCTGCGCCAGGCCGAGGCTTCGCTGCAGGCGCAGCGCACCGCGCTGGACCAGGCCGAGAACGAGGCGCGCCGCAATCGCCAGCTCGGCAACCTGGTGTCGCAGGAAAACCGCGAACAGGGCCAGGCCAGGGTCAACCAGCTGCGCGCTGCGCTGGACCAAGCGCTGGTGGCGCGCGACGTCGCCCAGCTCAATCTCGACCGCACGCGGGTGACAGCCAGCAGCGACGGCATCGTTACCAATCTGGACCTGCAGGCCGGCGCCTATGTCAGCGCCGGCCATCCGGTGCTGGCGCTGGTGGACCGCAATTCCTTCTATGCGGAAGGCTATTTCGAGGAAACCAAGCTGCCCGGCATCAGCCTGGGCGACCCGGTCAGCGTGTCGCTAATGGGCACGAAAGAACAGCTGAGCGGCCATGTCGACAGCTTCGCCCAGGGCATCGCCGACCGCGACCGCAACACCGCCGGCAACCTGCTGCCGAACGTGAACCCGACCTTCAATTGGGTGCGGCTGGCGCAGCGTATTCCGGTGCGCATTGCGCTGCACCAGGTGCCTGAAGGCGTGCGGTTCGTATCGGGACAGACAGTGACGGTGGACGTCCATCATCGCCAGGACAAGCGGGTGGCGCTGCAATGA
- a CDS encoding DUF1656 domain-containing protein, with protein sequence MTGEVSLYGIYMPSLLLMALLALLLSRGLSWLLARAGFYRLVWHPALFDLAMFIVVLGMLCRFLKI encoded by the coding sequence ATGACAGGCGAAGTCAGCCTTTACGGCATCTACATGCCATCCCTGCTGCTCATGGCGCTGCTGGCGCTGCTGCTGTCGCGCGGCCTGTCCTGGCTGCTGGCGCGTGCCGGCTTTTACCGGCTGGTGTGGCATCCCGCACTGTTCGACCTGGCGATGTTCATCGTCGTGCTGGGCATGCTGTGCCGCTTTTTAAAGATTTGA
- a CDS encoding MFS transporter translates to MQSHSSGSALSRNQPPTNSRGTVLFASLIGTTIEFFDFYIYATAAVLVFPKLFFPPGDATAATLQSLATFAIAFFARPVGSAVFGHYGDRIGRKATLVAALLTMGISTVVIGLLPTYASIGATAPMLLSLCRFGQGLGLGGEWGGAVLLATENAPPGKRAWYGMFPQLGAPIGFFLSGGIFLLLSEVLSDAQFFQFGWRIPFLASALLVGVGLFVRLKITETPAFQKVLEKNERVKVPVVTVFREHGLMLVLGTVMALATFVLFYLMTVFALSWGTSALGYSRPQFLQLQLFAVLFFALTIPVSAVLADRYGRRAAMILVSAAIIVFGLVLAPLFGSGSMAGVTLFMSLGMALMGMTYGPLGTLLSELFPAEVRYTGSSLTFNFAGILGASLTPYIATWLASHYGLSYVGYYLAVAALLTLLALLATGRARATRFA, encoded by the coding sequence ATGCAGAGTCATTCTTCCGGCAGCGCGCTGTCGCGCAATCAACCTCCCACCAATTCCCGTGGCACGGTGTTGTTTGCCAGCCTGATCGGTACCACCATCGAATTCTTCGACTTCTATATCTATGCCACCGCGGCGGTACTAGTCTTCCCCAAACTGTTCTTCCCGCCTGGCGACGCTACTGCCGCCACGCTGCAATCGCTGGCCACGTTTGCCATCGCCTTCTTCGCCCGGCCTGTGGGCTCGGCCGTGTTCGGCCACTATGGCGACCGCATCGGCCGCAAGGCCACGCTGGTGGCGGCGCTGCTGACCATGGGCATCTCCACTGTCGTGATCGGACTGCTGCCCACGTATGCCAGCATCGGCGCGACCGCGCCGATGCTGCTGTCCTTGTGCCGCTTCGGCCAGGGCCTCGGGCTGGGCGGCGAATGGGGTGGCGCGGTGCTGCTGGCGACAGAAAATGCGCCGCCGGGCAAGCGCGCCTGGTATGGGATGTTCCCGCAATTGGGCGCGCCAATCGGCTTCTTCCTGTCGGGCGGCATTTTCCTGCTGCTGTCCGAAGTGCTGAGCGACGCGCAGTTCTTCCAGTTCGGCTGGCGCATTCCCTTTCTGGCCAGCGCGCTGCTAGTGGGCGTTGGCCTGTTCGTGCGTCTGAAGATTACCGAGACGCCGGCCTTCCAGAAGGTGCTGGAGAAGAACGAGCGGGTCAAGGTGCCGGTGGTGACGGTGTTCCGCGAGCATGGCCTGATGCTGGTGCTGGGCACGGTGATGGCGCTGGCGACCTTCGTGCTGTTTTACCTGATGACGGTGTTTGCGCTGAGCTGGGGCACCAGCGCGCTGGGCTACAGCCGCCCGCAGTTCCTGCAGTTGCAGCTGTTCGCGGTGCTGTTCTTTGCGCTGACCATACCGGTGTCGGCGGTGCTGGCCGACCGCTACGGCCGGCGCGCCGCGATGATCTTGGTGTCGGCCGCCATCATCGTGTTCGGGCTAGTGCTGGCGCCGCTGTTCGGCTCCGGAAGCATGGCCGGGGTCACGCTGTTCATGTCGCTCGGCATGGCGCTGATGGGCATGACTTATGGCCCGCTGGGCACCCTGCTCTCCGAGCTGTTCCCGGCCGAAGTGCGCTACACCGGCTCGTCGCTGACCTTCAATTTCGCCGGCATCCTCGGCGCCTCGCTGACGCCCTACATCGCGACCTGGCTGGCGAGCCACTACGGCCTGTCCTATGTCGGCTATTACCTTGCGGTGGCGGCGCTCTTGACCCTGCTGGCGCTGCTGGCGACCGGCCGGGCCCGCGCCACCAGATTCGCCTGA
- a CDS encoding FUSC family protein produces MKLPSRAELLFSAKSFAAAMLALYLAMSISLPRPFWAMLTAYVVSNPLSGAVRSKALYRVSGTILGSMATVLLVPRLSNAPELLALALALWVGVCLYISLHDRTPRSYVFMLAGYTAALIGFPAVGAPDTVFDVALARVEEITLGIVCATLIHSVVLPQSMAPALLARLDRALDDARRWLRDGLGAGSNAGERRSLAGDITELRVMATHLPFDTSNLRWTGNTINALQDRLALMMPLLAGIEDRLQALRKANADADAASRWQALLQRIVVWNEAGASANGGMAGQLHVEIDTLRPGLTAASNWADLLQVNLACRLHALLRLCTESADLRAALDDSLHGRQPARPRVAGSRPWVLHRDPGMALLSAAAAVIAILACCAFWILTAWPAGSAAAMMAAVFCCFFATQDDPVPGIRLFFNYTLASIPISAVYLLLVMPAVHSFEMLMLAVAPCFLLLGIYVARPATTGAAMAMLFGVAGMLSMQDTGTLDLVSFINSMLAQLAGIAAAAVFTRLLRSVSVDWTARRLLRAGWRELASLAGERRVPSVEAVSVRMVDRIGMLTPRLAMAAARGQENGASLDALHAFGDLRIGLNVAQLRRLAPQLQLQQPALARLLQDLASHFRTGHVLQQRADTGLLRQLDAALAGVCAESASAHAARIDAAAALVGIRRGLFPDAATYPAGAPAQINRTTEAKQ; encoded by the coding sequence GTGAAGTTGCCCAGTCGCGCCGAGCTGCTGTTCTCGGCCAAGTCCTTTGCCGCCGCGATGCTGGCGCTCTACCTTGCCATGTCGATCAGCCTGCCGCGGCCGTTCTGGGCCATGCTGACCGCCTACGTGGTGTCCAATCCGCTGTCCGGGGCGGTGCGTTCCAAGGCGCTGTACCGGGTCAGCGGCACCATCCTGGGCTCGATGGCGACCGTGCTGCTGGTGCCGCGCCTGTCAAACGCGCCGGAACTGCTGGCGCTGGCCCTGGCGCTGTGGGTCGGGGTCTGCCTGTACATTTCGCTGCACGACCGCACGCCGCGTTCCTATGTTTTTATGCTGGCCGGCTATACCGCGGCGCTGATCGGCTTTCCGGCTGTGGGTGCGCCCGACACCGTGTTCGACGTGGCGCTGGCGCGGGTCGAGGAAATCACGCTGGGCATCGTCTGCGCCACCCTCATCCATAGCGTGGTGCTGCCGCAGAGCATGGCGCCGGCGCTGCTGGCGCGTCTGGACCGCGCGCTGGACGATGCCCGGCGCTGGCTGCGCGATGGGCTCGGCGCAGGCAGCAATGCAGGCGAGCGGCGCAGCTTGGCCGGCGACATCACCGAACTGCGCGTGATGGCGACCCATCTGCCGTTCGACACATCGAACCTGCGCTGGACCGGCAATACCATCAACGCGCTGCAGGACAGGCTGGCGCTGATGATGCCCCTGCTGGCCGGCATCGAGGACAGGCTGCAGGCGCTGCGCAAGGCGAACGCCGACGCCGATGCGGCATCGCGCTGGCAGGCGCTTCTGCAACGCATCGTCGTCTGGAACGAAGCTGGCGCCAGCGCGAACGGAGGCATGGCCGGGCAACTGCATGTAGAAATCGACACGCTGCGTCCGGGGCTGACGGCGGCATCCAATTGGGCCGACTTGCTGCAGGTCAACCTGGCCTGCCGCCTGCATGCGCTGCTGCGGCTGTGCACCGAAAGCGCCGACCTGCGCGCGGCGCTCGACGACAGCCTGCATGGCAGGCAGCCGGCCAGGCCACGGGTGGCCGGGTCGCGGCCGTGGGTACTGCATCGTGATCCCGGCATGGCGCTGCTGTCGGCGGCGGCCGCGGTCATCGCCATCCTGGCCTGCTGCGCCTTCTGGATACTGACCGCCTGGCCGGCCGGATCGGCAGCGGCCATGATGGCGGCGGTGTTCTGCTGCTTCTTCGCCACGCAGGACGACCCGGTGCCGGGCATACGGTTGTTCTTCAACTACACGCTGGCATCGATTCCGATATCGGCGGTGTACCTGCTGCTGGTAATGCCGGCAGTGCACAGCTTCGAGATGCTGATGCTGGCAGTGGCCCCCTGCTTCCTGCTGCTGGGCATTTACGTGGCGAGGCCGGCGACCACCGGCGCGGCGATGGCGATGCTGTTCGGCGTGGCCGGCATGCTCAGCATGCAGGACACCGGCACCTTGGACCTGGTGTCCTTCATCAACAGCATGCTGGCGCAGCTGGCCGGCATCGCCGCCGCGGCGGTGTTTACCCGCCTGCTGCGCTCGGTCAGTGTCGACTGGACCGCGCGCCGGCTTTTGCGCGCCGGCTGGCGCGAACTGGCCAGCCTGGCAGGCGAACGCCGCGTGCCTTCGGTGGAAGCGGTATCGGTGCGCATGGTGGACCGGATCGGCATGCTCACGCCGCGACTGGCGATGGCAGCGGCACGCGGCCAGGAAAACGGCGCCAGCCTGGACGCGCTGCATGCCTTCGGCGACCTGCGCATTGGCCTGAACGTCGCGCAGTTGCGGCGCCTGGCGCCTCAGCTGCAGTTGCAGCAGCCGGCGCTGGCGCGTCTGCTGCAGGACTTGGCCAGCCATTTCCGCACCGGCCATGTCCTGCAGCAGCGCGCCGACACCGGGCTGCTGCGGCAACTCGACGCGGCGCTGGCCGGTGTCTGTGCCGAATCCGCAAGCGCACACGCCGCCCGCATCGACGCGGCGGCCGCGCTGGTGGGCATACGGCGCGGCCTCTTTCCCGACGCCGCGACCTACCCGGCCGGCGCGCCGGCGCAGATCAACCGGACAACGGAGGCGAAACAATGA
- a CDS encoding HDOD domain-containing protein, translating to MTENGPETRAARDRLLWQVTQGSELPALGASVSEVVRMASAQDDSVRELASFLLNDVALTQKMLRLANTVSYRTAGGTPVTTISRAIFLLGFETVKTSALAMLLVDGMKGKKGQSVRNELSLALCASVFGRAMARRAPFKDAEEAAVAALFKNLGRVMVAAHDHLLYGRIAELAESAGLSQSQASARILGCSFDDLTEAALRAWNMPDSIAHALAPLPAGMLKPAKSRAEWMQQVAAFSASMAALLPRMTDPGKDADSRAVLARYGAAMNLDAQGMADLVKAVAAEARALRLNAEIAFDEEVAAEPVAAEPAPQPVAKADPLAEFLLAGDSVAPSAERHPSGKPVQARELLMAGAQAMTEMIASGAGNINDLMFLALETLYASMGFRYATVCLRDVQTGLYKSRLALGSATPKLQRHFAFAASGNKDLFFLAMQNNADLLIADASTMKIASLLPVWHRTMLPEARSFIILPLVVKGAPIGYFYADRTVTAPEGITPEETSLLRMIKSQVIARMTSRAP from the coding sequence ATGACGGAGAATGGCCCCGAGACCCGCGCCGCGCGCGACAGGCTGCTGTGGCAGGTGACGCAGGGCAGCGAACTCCCGGCGCTGGGCGCCTCGGTGTCGGAAGTGGTGCGCATGGCGTCGGCGCAGGATGACTCGGTGCGCGAGCTGGCTTCCTTCCTGCTCAACGACGTGGCCCTGACGCAGAAGATGCTGCGCCTTGCCAATACCGTCTCTTACCGGACCGCCGGCGGCACGCCGGTCACGACGATCTCCCGCGCGATCTTCCTGCTTGGCTTCGAGACCGTCAAGACCAGCGCGCTGGCAATGCTGCTGGTCGACGGCATGAAGGGCAAGAAAGGCCAGAGCGTGCGCAACGAGCTTTCGCTGGCGCTGTGCGCCAGCGTCTTCGGGCGCGCCATGGCGCGCCGCGCGCCGTTCAAGGATGCCGAGGAAGCGGCGGTTGCGGCATTGTTCAAGAACCTGGGCCGGGTGATGGTAGCCGCGCACGATCATCTGCTCTACGGCCGCATCGCCGAGCTGGCAGAAAGTGCTGGCCTGTCGCAGTCGCAGGCATCGGCCCGCATTCTCGGCTGCAGTTTCGACGACCTGACCGAGGCGGCGCTGCGTGCCTGGAACATGCCTGATTCCATCGCCCATGCCCTGGCACCACTGCCGGCTGGCATGCTAAAGCCGGCCAAAAGCCGCGCTGAATGGATGCAGCAGGTGGCGGCCTTCAGTGCCAGTATGGCGGCCCTGCTGCCGCGCATGACCGATCCAGGAAAGGATGCCGACAGCCGTGCCGTTCTGGCCCGTTATGGCGCGGCGATGAATCTGGATGCCCAGGGCATGGCCGACCTGGTTAAGGCGGTCGCGGCGGAAGCCCGGGCGCTCAGGCTCAATGCCGAGATCGCCTTCGACGAAGAGGTGGCTGCCGAGCCTGTTGCTGCCGAGCCTGCGCCGCAGCCCGTCGCCAAGGCCGACCCGCTGGCGGAATTCCTGCTTGCCGGCGACAGCGTCGCACCATCCGCCGAGCGCCATCCCAGCGGCAAGCCGGTGCAGGCGCGTGAGCTGTTGATGGCCGGTGCCCAGGCCATGACGGAAATGATCGCCAGCGGCGCGGGCAACATCAACGACCTGATGTTCCTGGCGCTGGAAACCCTGTACGCCAGCATGGGATTTCGCTACGCCACGGTGTGCCTGCGCGACGTGCAGACCGGGCTGTACAAGTCCCGCCTGGCGCTGGGGAGCGCCACGCCGAAGCTGCAGCGGCATTTCGCCTTCGCCGCCAGTGGCAACAAGGACCTGTTCTTCCTGGCCATGCAGAACAATGCCGACCTGCTTATTGCCGACGCATCGACGATGAAGATCGCGTCGCTGCTGCCGGTATGGCATCGCACCATGCTGCCGGAAGCGCGCAGCTTCATCATCCTGCCGCTGGTCGTCAAGGGCGCGCCGATAGGCTACTTCTACGCGGACCGCACCGTCACCGCGCCCGAAGGGATCACGCCGGAGGAGACCTCGCTGCTCAGGATGATCAAGTCCCAGGTGATCGCGCGCATGACCTCCCGGGCGCCGTGA
- a CDS encoding LysR family transcriptional regulator encodes MFELFQLRCFVALAEELHFGRAAARLFMTQPPLSRQIQLLEHAVGVRLLERSTRSVALTTAGRSFYLNARQLLKQADQAATEARRIDKGQAGRVIFGFTAVAGYELIPDLLAAARTALPEIDIVLKEMVSLEQAAALSSNLIDLGFTRPLSAQSPFSKALLLSEPLLLAVHRAHPLANKEGIEPADLRSEPLIMHSPDEGKYFYNLITALLTAASIDPPHAQYLEQNHTILSMVRKSLGVAIVPASAGHLQIPDVVLKPLWDSAIRAEIYLAWRADSHNPALETVRRFALQHCMQRT; translated from the coding sequence ATGTTCGAACTCTTCCAGTTGCGCTGCTTCGTTGCTCTTGCCGAGGAACTGCATTTCGGCCGCGCCGCCGCGCGCCTGTTCATGACGCAACCGCCTCTGAGCCGCCAGATCCAGCTGCTGGAACATGCGGTCGGCGTGCGCCTGCTGGAACGGTCGACCCGCTCGGTCGCGCTGACCACTGCCGGGCGAAGTTTCTACCTGAATGCGCGCCAGTTGTTGAAGCAGGCAGACCAGGCCGCCACCGAGGCGCGCCGCATCGACAAGGGCCAGGCCGGCCGGGTGATCTTCGGTTTTACCGCGGTGGCAGGCTATGAACTCATCCCCGACCTGCTCGCCGCCGCACGCACGGCGCTGCCGGAAATCGATATTGTGTTGAAGGAAATGGTGTCGCTGGAACAGGCCGCGGCGCTCTCCTCCAACCTGATCGACCTGGGTTTCACGCGGCCCCTGAGCGCGCAATCGCCGTTCTCCAAGGCGCTGCTGCTGTCCGAGCCGCTGTTACTGGCGGTGCACCGTGCGCATCCGCTGGCGAACAAGGAAGGCATCGAGCCGGCCGACTTGCGCAGCGAGCCGCTGATCATGCATTCGCCGGACGAGGGAAAGTACTTTTACAACCTGATCACGGCGCTCCTGACGGCAGCCAGCATCGACCCGCCGCATGCGCAATACCTGGAACAGAACCACACCATCCTGTCCATGGTGCGCAAGAGCCTGGGCGTGGCCATCGTCCCGGCCTCGGCCGGGCATCTGCAGATCCCCGACGTCGTCCTGAAGCCGCTCTGGGACAGCGCGATCCGTGCAGAGATCTACCTGGCATGGCGGGCCGACAGCCATAATCCGGCGCTGGAAACGGTGCGCCGCTTCGCGCTGCAGCACTGCATGCAGCGCACATGA
- a CDS encoding TolC family protein: MSTSLPRQAFAAFLLSLLTACGTVGPDYRVPDEAAIAKPSAAAPFAGAAEAPYSAAPLPPHWWRLYRDPALDRLVEQALAANADLRAAAANLRRARALEQEVAAAGRPALGISAAPAYGRPSAAARGLPDALPDAASYDAGVSVSYQVDLFGKIARAIEAADADSGAAAAAYDLSRINVAAGTVRAYVDVCASAAQIGVAQRSLGLQQDFLDLTARRIAAGRGTALDASRAQAQAEQLRAALPPLQAAQRGALLRLAALLGETPGKLPESAGRCAAPPRLAFPVPVGDGAALLRRRPDIRQAERGLAAASARIGVATADLYPGITLGLPAGSTGALAGFGAGNALRWSLGSLISWSLPVNGAARRRIAQAEASSEAALARFDGTVLNALREAETTLTVYARELDRNAALKAAREQSALAASQASELYRYGRTDFLTTLDAQRSLASAESALTASDAQLASDQVALFLALGGGWESADAQATADSSNHIETRK, translated from the coding sequence ATGAGTACTTCACTGCCACGCCAAGCCTTTGCCGCATTCCTGCTGTCCCTGCTTACCGCCTGCGGCACGGTTGGGCCCGACTACCGGGTGCCGGACGAGGCTGCGATCGCCAAGCCCTCCGCCGCCGCGCCGTTCGCCGGCGCCGCCGAGGCGCCTTACAGCGCCGCACCGTTGCCGCCGCACTGGTGGCGGCTGTACCGTGACCCCGCGCTGGATCGCCTGGTCGAACAGGCGCTAGCCGCGAATGCCGATCTGCGTGCGGCCGCCGCGAATCTGCGGCGCGCCCGCGCGCTGGAACAGGAAGTCGCCGCTGCCGGCCGGCCAGCGCTCGGCATCAGCGCCGCACCGGCTTACGGCCGGCCGTCGGCCGCGGCGCGCGGGCTGCCCGATGCGCTGCCGGATGCCGCTTCCTACGACGCCGGCGTCTCGGTGTCCTATCAGGTCGACCTGTTCGGCAAGATTGCCCGCGCCATCGAGGCAGCCGACGCCGACAGCGGCGCTGCGGCCGCGGCCTACGACCTGTCGCGGATCAACGTCGCTGCCGGCACGGTGCGGGCCTATGTCGATGTCTGCGCCTCCGCCGCCCAGATCGGCGTAGCGCAGCGCTCACTCGGCCTGCAGCAGGATTTCCTGGACTTGACCGCAAGGCGCATTGCCGCCGGTCGCGGCACCGCGCTCGACGCCAGCCGCGCCCAGGCCCAGGCCGAGCAGCTGCGCGCGGCGCTGCCGCCCCTGCAGGCGGCACAGCGTGGGGCACTGTTGCGCCTGGCCGCGCTCCTGGGTGAAACGCCCGGCAAGCTGCCCGAAAGCGCTGGCCGCTGCGCAGCCCCGCCGCGCCTGGCTTTCCCGGTGCCGGTGGGCGATGGCGCGGCGCTGCTGCGGCGCCGGCCCGACATCCGCCAGGCCGAACGCGGCTTGGCGGCCGCCAGCGCGCGCATTGGCGTCGCTACCGCGGACCTGTATCCCGGCATCACACTGGGCCTGCCGGCCGGCAGCACCGGCGCGCTGGCCGGCTTCGGCGCCGGCAATGCCTTGCGCTGGAGCCTGGGGTCGCTGATTTCCTGGTCGCTACCGGTCAATGGCGCCGCCCGCAGACGCATCGCCCAGGCCGAGGCGTCCAGCGAGGCGGCACTGGCGCGCTTCGATGGCACCGTGCTCAATGCGTTGCGCGAGGCCGAAACGACACTGACAGTCTATGCACGCGAGCTGGACCGCAACGCAGCCCTAAAGGCAGCGCGCGAGCAGAGCGCCCTGGCAGCAAGCCAGGCCAGCGAACTGTACCGTTATGGCCGCACCGATTTCCTGACCACGCTGGACGCCCAGCGCTCGCTGGCCTCGGCCGAAAGCGCACTCACGGCCAGCGACGCCCAGCTGGCAAGCGACCAGGTAGCGCTGTTCTTGGCGCTGGGCGGCGGCTGGGAAAGTGCCGATGCCCAGGCCACGGCGGATTCATCCAACCACATTGAAACAAGGAAGTAG
- a CDS encoding MarR family transcriptional regulator, translating to MDNFDQELMRLTMALTAVSRSYKAVADQVASGFGLSQATAWPVVMIGRMGDGVRPGALAEALGLEPSSLVRVIDQLIVSGLVERREDESDRRARTLHLTERGRDCAARLEQALVPFRRTLFDGIPRNDIAACASVLSRLEAAISAYEDAAGSRRAS from the coding sequence ATGGACAACTTCGACCAGGAACTGATGCGCCTCACGATGGCCCTAACGGCGGTGTCGCGCAGCTACAAGGCGGTGGCCGACCAAGTTGCCTCCGGCTTCGGGCTGTCGCAGGCAACCGCCTGGCCGGTGGTGATGATCGGCAGGATGGGCGACGGCGTGCGTCCCGGCGCGCTGGCCGAGGCGCTGGGGCTGGAGCCGTCTTCGCTGGTGCGGGTGATCGACCAACTGATTGTGTCCGGTCTGGTCGAGCGGCGCGAGGATGAAAGCGACCGCCGCGCCCGCACCCTACACCTGACCGAACGTGGCCGCGACTGCGCCGCCCGGCTGGAACAGGCGCTGGTGCCATTTCGCCGCACGCTGTTCGACGGCATACCGCGCAATGACATCGCTGCATGCGCCAGCGTGCTGAGCCGCCTGGAAGCGGCCATATCCGCCTATGAAGACGCCGCCGGGAGCCGGCGCGCGTCGTGA